GCATCATTCAGGGCATTGGCTCGGGCTCAATCCAAGGTGATGGCAATGGTGTGCCCAGTCCATGCGGTAAAATCTTGCCCGCCCAAAGCATTCCCTACTCGCTTGGTCACCGCGCCAATACGGTTAGCTCTTCGATCACCTACCCACAAAACAAAGGTGAGATCCTTATCCATCGTCCCGCTGCAATCATTGTCAAGCGCCCACCCACCAAGGTGTTGGTCAATCATCCTCCACTAGTTGTGAAACCCGCACCAGTTGTCTTGCACAAACCCCCAGCAGTTGTATTGCGCAAGGTCTATGTTAAGCATCACCCACGTCCAGTTAAGGTGGAGCCTGTGTATGTTAACGTTGTCAAGCCACCAGCAgagaaatattttgttaatgagAAACAACAAGCTGCTTATAGCAGCGATGGTTATGGTGCTGCTGCTGGAGCCGGCGCTGGTGGTAATGCTGGCAGCTCTCATGCTGAAAGCGCTGGTTACCATCTGTTGCAAGGTAGCCAAGGATTAGCAGCTTTGGCCAATATCGCCAATGCTGGACAAGGCACCTATGACGGCGGTAATGCCGGACAAGATGCATATGGCGCTAGTGCCGCCCCACAAGATGAATACAACGCCGGTAGCTCAGCACAAGGCAGCTATGCTGCAGCAGCTCCTCAAtactaaaatttctatttcataGAGAATTGGTTGAGGTTATTACCTCCATTTTAGGGTAAGGAGTTAATTCACAGAGAAGACAAAAATCTGTCCTCAGATCGAAAGGTTAATAAAacctgtaaatttttttatactgtgCCAAAGAGAgccaataaaatgttttttatgaaaatttgaatatatttttggaatttaatTGGTTAAGGAAATTAGATGTGCAAAATTCGATCACAAcagtcaaaaaatttatttcgattctaatgaaaaaataaaaaataaaaataagtaagataaaaaatgtatggtagCGCTTTAGGGTCGAGGAAGTGGAGAACGCTTTGTACTCAATGTGCTccaagtgaaaatattttatattcagccAATAGTAATAGATTGGCATGGAGGAATGTCCAGTGAACTTGAGGTATACACGAACTACTACTGTAAATGTCTTTGCATATTGGAAAAGGTTAAATTTATTAGAGTCAGTTAGTTTCCAATGTTCTCTACGAATATGCAGCATATAGTAAGTAGATATCGCAATGACCCACACCGCTATTTGCACACTAGCATTATCACCGTCCAATCAAGCGAAATTGCACGCAACAAGTAACATTCAAGCACTTCCTAACACTTAGCAGGTGCGTTATGgacaaaaaagtaaggaaacTTTAAATTCTACTGCGAACAAACACCACTATTTAGTAAGGCATAGTTGCGAGTCTACTAGCTGTTATATTGAAAACGCAGacaatatcaataaattttgaaacacaCTTTTTGGAGATGAATATTAGTAAGTTATTAAATTGGAGTTGCCTAAACTTGACATTTTTGTACACTATAAGAACGGACGATAGTACTACACAATACACGAAAACTGACGGTAGTCTGCTCAGTTGCCAATTATTAGTAGCCGGTTTCCATTACGCAATATAAATTTTGATCTACGGTTGTTTGGAAGCTACTAACGCTAATAGTGATACATAATAGAGTAGTAGTATCATATAATATCGTGATTTAAAGAACATACTATTGTGATCAAAAAGTAAGGTGAATtggtttataaaatgtaaattctcTATTTATTCTTCCAAATCAATTTTATCACCTTTAATGTAATCCTCGTTCAACAAAACGCGCttttgccaacgctttttccagcCCTAGAAACAGTCGGAATAGTCTTTTTCTGCTATAACCTTCAAGGCCTTCTTCGATTCGGTTTTTATCTCCTCAAACGTGTCAAAATGGCATCCTCGAATTGGTCTTTTGAGTTTGTTGAATAGCCAGAAGTCGCACGGACACAAATCAGGCGAATACGGTGGTTGCGGAACGATACGAGTGCAGTTTATGACAAAAAAAAGTCGCGAAGAACCAATACAGTGTGATTTTGGCACCAAATCGAGACTTGACGCATTTGAGACACAAAACATtcttcaaaatggtttggttttCATTTTACTTGTAGGTACAATAACGATTACAGAATTGCACTAATTTTGTTCCACTTCATAGAGTTATATACCTTAAGCAATACACATACAATAACATTATACTATTTAACTAtctttttctttgattttattattataaacaaccgttaggtaaacaaaacaatGCTACTTTATACCAAATGTTTCAGGGGTACAAAAACCAAACAATACCTATCATTAAATAAACCCTCATAAAATTGGGTCAAATGCgttacaacaaataaaaatacaaatgcgtttgacaaaaaacattataaaaatgcGAGCATAAACATATGCGAAATGCATTCAGTCAAACTGTAGAGCTCGAAACGAGCGTGAATGTTCGcaagaatattaaataatttcttttagcATTCTATtctttgataaataaaataacaacgtaAATAAGAATACGAATCAAAAGGTTGGCGTATATGAAAAGTGTTACAAGTTCAAAGTCACTTCGTagtttaacaaaacaaaataaaacaacaaaataaacaaacaagcaaGCTACAGTCAGTTACCAACCAAGCAAAGAGTGCCAGACTTAAGTTTGAGTCATTTTAGGGCAAGAATAAGCGTGTTGTTGTGGCGGAAGCTATGAAGCATATTGcagtttttgcaattttcggTTTAATTGCGCTGAATACAATTCTCAAGGTTCGTTTTCGTTAAAATTCTTTTCGATGCTTTGAAATAAAGGGGGTTTCAATAAGGGCAAGTCGAGTAagaattgtgaaaaataaaattgtgtgatTTTAAAATCCTACAAGTGTGTCATGTCGTTCAATCGTTAAAATAAATGTCCATAAATCTCCACTGTTCACAGTTGTCGTGATTTGAGTAGTTCGcgttttaatattgttttaaatgcattgaattCAACGAAGAGCTAAATCCGCTAATTATAAGTTTAACGAAAATTTGTCACAAAAATCTTCGACTTCTTAGacgattttttctaaattttaatacattattttaCTGTCTCACAGAGCACTAATTGCTTGGGAAATTAAAGCCTAATTAAATTCCttaagtttttaatattaacaCATTAAAAATAATGACTAAATATCGTATAActttataaatgtttaaattttctggaataaggaacaaaaaaaaatagaaatataacgTCCACCGTGTTgatgcacacattttttttttgtttaaaattgcgCCTGACGCTCCACTGCATGAACATCTTTACATTGAAGAAAACATGTTAACATCGGCTGAACCGAagctaaaatatgtttttataaaatgaaaacttaattttctttttaaaaaaaaataaaaattattttgcaacaaaaaattttaattgcaattttaattcgaaattcAGTATCTTTACCTACCTAAGACgattgaaaaaatcataaaaacaccAAGTAAATCTACACGAAATTAAACCATACAAAAAACTTCTtcatacaaggtacaattcaaaagtttcaggacttttattaaaaaacgaatattatttgttttttttttgaattattggtcgccttcaaaatagtctccttccgcctgaatacaacgttttgcacgttcaagaaggttatcgaatgacttttttaggtcatttgtcggtatagcgtgaaggatggcggtcgtcgccttttggatggcatcaacgtcagcacaGCGGTttactttcatttcatttcgggCTCATATTCAAAGCACCAtgtttcgtcaccagtcacaatcgaATACAAAAAGTTTGGGTCCTTTTTggcctctttaatgatgtctctttaatgttgaattctgaggtctttttcgtgttgtttcacagtgtgcgggacaaaacgagcacaaacctttctgaggcccaaattttctgtcaaaatacgataaatcgacgctgcggatattgataattccgattccatatatttaagcgatgatttcggctcttttttaatgaatttacgcacaatttccgtgtttttttcgtcgacaacatcttttggccggcccgaacgttcgtcgtcttccaagtcctcccgtccctcttgaaaacgtttaaaccactcgtgaatacggctacgggatagacaatcatcgccataaacttgtttcatcatttgacgagttttggtaaaagttttaccaagtttaaaacaaaacttaatgttggctctttgttcgatgctcattttccgaccgacactacacatgtaatgtcacatgtagcgcgatatctcagctgttatacaagtcagttgttatataaattttatacaacactgatgaatacacaattgagggataaaaatttcagacagatggcgccactagaagccgcgttgtttaaaaagtcctggaacttttgaattgtaccttgtatggtaatcttataaaaaaatacgGGAAAGAAAATGTACGGTAACattgaagctaaatttaatagatTGCGTATATGAGGAAAAAGTCAACCGGACAATCGGAAGTTTATTATATTAAGAATGTGAGGTCTACATCAAAggtatagaccaattccattcatatgcAGCGCTAAAGTGCTAAACCACATTATGTTTGAGAAAACttgtaatttgatttaaaaatccCACATTTCGATcaacataaacggtttaaagtgaGCTGAAAAGCCGAAAATCAGTATATCTAGTATATTGGGGTAGGCGGTAGAtctggactgattgcattaatttttagcattacttaatttcaagaaaaagttgaaaatttcttaAACGAAAACAGATCGACACAAAAGTCGGAAATTTAGTGTTTCTTGGTTTATCATTCacgactttttttttgtgaaatatataactaacgaaataaatttattagaatAGCAAGTTGGATTCATCCATTTATCCaaattatgtaataataatgaaaaataaacactaaatataaatttatataaaatatataaatattatatataaatataatatataaaatttataaacaaataatatacataaatacataaaaaataatatataatttttagtggATAAATGAGTACTTAAAACTCTTGAATATAAGATTAATCATTTTGGGTACAAAAGAAAACAAGCGGTGTGATGGGATGTTGAGAATGGTGTGAATATGTTGATTACGTAGTGATTATGATAAAGTACGAGCGGAACCGATTACTCTAGACCGCATATTTTTGACTACCGCCAATATTatgatatttattaaaagtaattttttttagagattaGGAATTAAAATTGACTCCTTTTGATCCAAATGTTCCAATGATCGAGAAAATTTACTTAGTAGAATAAAATTataaggtacatacatataggaatttcaaattatttcacaCTTTTCGTACGACTATAATTTGAGCTTCCACCTggctcataaaaatatttgatcagCTACAGTAACAAGTTTTGTCAAGTCCAATTATTTATTAACCCGATTACTTACGAAACCAATACCTAACCGCACTAACATTCTCAAATGTAACTTTTGAGTAATAAACACAACTTAACAAATTTCATCGATAGCCTGCTGTTTCATTGACACGAATTACTATTACCAGCCAATGTTATCGATGCCATATATACgacataaggccaaccggaagttccTTATTTAGATAGAAGATCctttattagatatatgggatatacataggtgtagtattgacccaattctatctatttttggcattactacacataatattattaacagaaacagatGTTCTGTGAGTTTCAGTGGgcacatgggtttcgtcgagcaaaaaacgccctattttcaatatttttttcatataaaaaattaaatattttattcaaacgtattattattccgaagatacatacattattgataaagattttgtgaaattttcaaaggaaaatattcaaaactcggtcacgTGTTTGAACTTAGACCATTAACCAGAAATTAACTGGgaggaaaaagaaataaagttgtatttttggcagaagtttttacaaaaacatgcaaaaaaaaaataattctcgACGAATAtgatggaattcaaaattgtgttatatggggtgtagacgtggttgtagggatgctaaaaaatattttccgtgtgaattttgttataatagctttagcattttttaactgcagatacaAATAACAGCTTTGCAtgttattgtggagcttagtgaTGTCAATTTATTGggtttcgattaatggcgttttgtgggcgtgacaatggtccaattacgcccatctaca
The sequence above is drawn from the Bactrocera oleae isolate idBacOlea1 chromosome 5, idBacOlea1, whole genome shotgun sequence genome and encodes:
- the Cp38 gene encoding chorion protein S38 yields the protein MNRFQHLLYVCAIAMIACSTTAYASHGSQGSAGGYGSGGGAGGASGASGAGGISGDALSGIIQGIGSGSIQGDGNGVPSPCGKILPAQSIPYSLGHRANTVSSSITYPQNKGEILIHRPAAIIVKRPPTKVLVNHPPLVVKPAPVVLHKPPAVVLRKVYVKHHPRPVKVEPVYVNVVKPPAEKYFVNEKQQAAYSSDGYGAAAGAGAGGNAGSSHAESAGYHLLQGSQGLAALANIANAGQGTYDGGNAGQDAYGASAAPQDEYNAGSSAQGSYAAAAPQY